From Lewinellaceae bacterium:
GATAATACCCACGGCGTCTCCCTTTTCAGTGCGGCGCCCGGTAGCCAGATTTTTCCCGTAACACATGGCGCACACCCCGCGTTTGGTTTCACAGGTGAGCACTGAACGGATGGTTACCGATTCGACCCCAACTTCCTCGATGTATTCCGCCATACGGGTACTGATATAATCTCCTGCCTTGAGGATGATCTCATCGGTTACCGGATGGTAAATGTGATGCAGCGTATACCGGCCTCCGATGCGGGAAGCCAGGTTTTCAATCACTTTCTCGTTATCTTTCAACGCTTCGGTTTCGATACCCCGGAGCGTTTCACAATCTTCTTCGTGGATCACAACATCCTGGGCAACATCCACGAGGCGGCGGGTAAGGTAACCGGCATCGGCGGTCTTAAGTGCCGTGTCTGCCAGGCCCTTGCGGGCGCCGTGAGTAGAAATGAAGTATTCGAGTACGGACAAACCGTCGACGAAGTTGGACAGGATGGGGTTTTCGATTACCGCTCCTCCCGTATCGCCGGATTTCCGCGGCTTGGCCATCAGGCCCCGCAATCCGCACAACTGCTTGATCTGCTGCTTGGAACCCCGTGCTCCGGAGTCGAGCATCATGAATACCGAGTTGAAACCTTCCTTGTGCGTTGCCAGTTCCTTCATCAATACATCCGTGATGCGGTTGTCGGCGTAAGTCCACTTATCGATGATCTGGTTGTAGCGCTCGTTGTTGGTAATGAGGCCCATGTTGTAGTTGTCCCACACTTCATCCACCTCGTCCTGGGCCATTTCCAGGGTGCGTTGTTTAACCGTTGGCGTGATCAGGTCACCCAGGTTAAAAGACAACCCTCCTTTGAACGACCAGAGGAAGCCCATCTCCTTGATGTTGTCCAGAAAGTCGGCCGTGACGGCGAAATCGGTCCGTTCGATTACGTCGCTGATCACCTTTTTGAGGTTCTTCTTGGTCATCAGGACGTTCATGTACGGCACTCCTTTCGGCACCACCTCGTTGAAAAGCACCCGGCCGGTGGTGGTTTCGATCAGTTTATCCACCAACTTGCCTTCCTCGTCTTCTACTTTTACCCGCACCTTAATGATGGCGTGGAGGTCGGCTTTGCCTTCGTTGTAGGCAATAATGACCTCTTCGGGAGAATAAAAGCGCAGGCCCTCTCCTTTCACCTTGCTGCCGTTGCTCGAAGTGCGTTCTTTGGTGATGTAATACAGCCCCAAAACCATGTCCTGAGAAGGCAATGATATCGGAGAGCCGTTCTGCGGGTTGAGCATGTTGTGGGAAGACAACATCAGCACCTGGGCTTCCAGGATAGCGGCATGGCTAAGCGGCACGTGCACGGCCATCTGGTCGCCGTCGAAGTCGGCGTTGAAGGCGCCGCAAACCAGCGGGTGAAGCTGAATGGCCTTACCCTCGATCAGTTTGGGCTGGAAAGCCTGAATAGAAAGGCGGTGCAGCGTCGGGGCGCGGTTGAGCATTACCGGATGCCCTTTCAGTATGTTTTCGAGGATTTCCCAAATCACAGGGTCTTTGCGGTCCACCAATTTTTTGGCCGACTTAACCGTCTTGACGATGCCCCGCTCGATCAGTTTGCGAATGACGAATGGCTTGAACAGCTCGGCGGCCATGGCCTTGGGCAGGCCACATTCGTGAAGCTTCAAGGTTGGGCCCACCACGATCACGGAACGGCCGGAATAATCCACCCGCTTACCCAACAGGTTCTGGCGGAAACGCCCCTGCTTGCCTTTGAGGATATCGCTGAGCGATTTCAGGGCGCGCCCTCCTTCCGCCTTGACGGCATTCGACTTCCGCGAGTTGTCGAACAGAGAGTCTACCGCTTCCTGAAGCATGCGCTTTTCGTTGCGAAGAATAACCTCCGGCGCTTTGATCTCCAGCAGGCGCTTCAGGCGGTTGTTGCGGATGATCACCCGGCGGTACAGGTCATTGAGGTCGGAGCTGGCAAAGCGGCCGCCGTCCAGGGGCACGAGTGGCCGCAATTCCGGCGGAACCACCGGCAAGTATTGGATGATGGTCCACTCCGGGCGGTTTTCGATGCGCGACAGGCCGTCGCGGAATGCTTCTACGACGCGCAGGCGCTTCAGGGCTTCCGACTTCCGCTGCTGGGAAGTCTCGTTGGCGGCCTGATGGCGAAGTGCGAAAGACAACTGGTCCAGGTCGAGGCGCATCAGCAATTCCCGGATGGCCTCAGCGCCCATCTTGGCGATGAACTTGTTGGGGTCGTCATCTTCCAGCATCTGATTGTCAGCCGGCAGGGTGTCGAGAATCTCCAGGTATTCTTCTTCCGTCAGGAGGTCGATCAGGCCAACCCCCTCCGCTTCTTTGACACCGGGTTGAATAACGACGTAACGCTCGTAGTAAATAATGGATTCCAGCTTTTTGGAAGACAGCCCGAGCATATAGCCGATCTTATTGGGAAGCGACTTAAAGAACCAGATGTGCACTAC
This genomic window contains:
- the rpoC gene encoding DNA-directed RNA polymerase subunit beta' gives rise to the protein MPFKKKDHIQAQEFDSITISLSSPDEILERSYGEVLKPETINYRSYKPERDGLFCERIFGPVKDYECYCGKYKRIRYKGIVCDRCGVEVTEKKVRRERMGHIKLVVPVVHIWFFKSLPNKIGYMLGLSSKKLESIIYYERYVVIQPGVKEAEGVGLIDLLTEEEYLEILDTLPADNQMLEDDDPNKFIAKMGAEAIRELLMRLDLDQLSFALRHQAANETSQQRKSEALKRLRVVEAFRDGLSRIENRPEWTIIQYLPVVPPELRPLVPLDGGRFASSDLNDLYRRVIIRNNRLKRLLEIKAPEVILRNEKRMLQEAVDSLFDNSRKSNAVKAEGGRALKSLSDILKGKQGRFRQNLLGKRVDYSGRSVIVVGPTLKLHECGLPKAMAAELFKPFVIRKLIERGIVKTVKSAKKLVDRKDPVIWEILENILKGHPVMLNRAPTLHRLSIQAFQPKLIEGKAIQLHPLVCGAFNADFDGDQMAVHVPLSHAAILEAQVLMLSSHNMLNPQNGSPISLPSQDMVLGLYYITKERTSSNGSKVKGEGLRFYSPEEVIIAYNEGKADLHAIIKVRVKVEDEEGKLVDKLIETTTGRVLFNEVVPKGVPYMNVLMTKKNLKKVISDVIERTDFAVTADFLDNIKEMGFLWSFKGGLSFNLGDLITPTVKQRTLEMAQDEVDEVWDNYNMGLITNNERYNQIIDKWTYADNRITDVLMKELATHKEGFNSVFMMLDSGARGSKQQIKQLCGLRGLMAKPRKSGDTGGAVIENPILSNFVDGLSVLEYFISTHGARKGLADTALKTADAGYLTRRLVDVAQDVVIHEEDCETLRGIETEALKDNEKVIENLASRIGGRYTLHHIYHPVTDEIILKAGDYISTRMAEYIEEVGVESVTIRSVLTCETKRGVCAMCYGKNLATGRRTEKGDAVGIIAAQSIGEPGTQLTLRTFHVGGIASISKSESEIVSKFVGKIEFDSVRTTEYTDDGGNESNVVLSRTGEVRIVDSKTGKQFTSHHIPYGATLHVKEGQEVQRGDIICEWDPFNAVIISEFGGIVKYDSIEEGVTFRIERDDQTGYVEKVIVEPKNKRKIPIIKIIDADGEELRSYNLPVGSYLSIEDGESIRAGQKIAKIPRKLGKIADITGGLPRVTELFEARNPSNPAVVSEIDGVVSFGKIKRGNREVMVEAKDGQKRKYLIGLSKHILVQEGDFVRAGTPLSDGATAPRDILNIKGPFAVQTYLVNGVQEVYRSQGITINNKHIEVIVRQMMRRVQIEDPGDTSFLEGEAVEKYEFLEQNDWIFDKKVVTEAGDSNRLRPGQLVTLRQLREENSFLRRNDHKLVEHRDAVAATSSPLLQGITKSSLGTESWISAASFQETTKVLSTAAIGAKKDHLNGLKENVIVGKRIPAGTGLREYQDLFVSSMQAHLEHEARRAQYEEVEED